DNA sequence from the Cellulophaga sp. HaHaR_3_176 genome:
TTAATACTTTAGTTTTAGTTTTAGGCTATACAGTTAATCATTAAAAACATTTCGAATAAATAATTTAGAACCACTTTATTTTCTCAAAGTGGTTTTTTTATGACTTTAAATCAAATAGTAAAATCATCTCTTGAAAAGAGATTAGAAATTTGAAAAACTGGTACTAGTAAGAACATTCAAGTATTCGTTAAAAAATACCTCACCCTTTCAAATCTTTTTTTTATTTACTAAATTACATACTTGGCTATACATGCCATTTAAAAGTACTACCTACATGAAAAATAAAACAATATCATTCAAAAACTCAAAAGGAGTAATACTATCTGGCAAACTTGAGTTACCAGCAAACCAACACCCTATTGCCTATGCCCTATTTGCTCACTGTTTTACTTGTAATAAAAATTTAACTCCAGTCAGAAATATATCAAGAGCGTTAACGCTTCATGGTTTTGGTGTGATTCGTTTTGATTTTACAGGTCTCGGACAAAGTGAAGGTGACTTTTTAGATACAAATTTCTCTTCTAACATTCAAGACCTAGAAGATGTCGCAAATTATATGGCTATCGAATTAGAAGCACCTAAATTAATTATTGGCCATTCATTAGGTGGTGCTGCCGCAATTTATGCCGCAAAGGAGATAGGCTCAGTTGAAGCTGTTGCAACAATAGGAGCACCTTCTTCTCCTAAACATGTTCAACACCTTTTTAAAAGTGGTATTGAAGAAATTGAAGCAAATGGCAAAGCAACTGTTGATATTGGAGGTAGACCCTTTGCTATTTCAAAGCAATTTATTGATGACATTTCGAATAAAAATATGGGTGATATTGTAAAATCATTACGAAAACCCCTTTTAATATTGCACTCTCCACAAGATACTACTGTTGGTATAAAAAATGCTGCTGAAATATATACTGAGGCGATGCATCCTAAAAGCTTTGTGTCATTAGATGGTGCTGATCATTTATTATCAGATAAAGAAGATTCTGCCTATGTTGGTAATTTAATTGCGCAATGGGCATCAAGATATATCAAAAAAGAAGACAAAAAGAAACTCACAACATCAAAACAAGTTGTGGTAAAAATTGGGAATAAAAGTCTTACCACATCAATTTTAGCCGCCGGACATCCACTAATTGCAGATGAACCTGAAAGTGTTGGAGGTAATAATTTTGGCCCTGCACCTTATGATCTTTTACTTTCATCTTTAGGAGCTTGTACAGCAATGACTTTACGATTATATGCTGACCTGAAAAAATGGGATTTAAAAGAAGTAATTGTACATCTTACACACGGCAAAGATTATATAAAAGACTGTATGGAGTGTGATGAAAAAAAATCTAAAATCGATCACATTGAAAAAAATATAGAACTAATAGGTGATTTAGATGATACACAAAAAAAACGCCTACTTGAGATTGCTGATAAATGTCCTGTTCATAAAACACTTCATAAATCTGTTGTTGTAACTTCTAACTTGGTCAACTAAACTAGTTTTTAGTTTTGGAGTTATCAATTGAATGAAATGAGCTAATAAAAATTATCACTTATTTTTCTTATAAAAGCATAAGAATTATCTTTAAAAAATCAAATATTTAATTTTTTAAAAAATAATTTATGCGTAAAATAATTTTAGTTTCCTCTTTAATCTGCGGCCTTTTATTTAATAGCTGTGCTAATAAAGCTGATAAAAAAGAAACTACAGAAATTACTACAAAGGATACCAAAAAAGAATTAAAATTTACAAATGAACAGTTTTACGATGATCAAGGAAAATTTCTTGAAGAGAAAGCAAAAGATGCTTTATTGGAAGTACTTGAATATCATAATTATCCAATTTTTGATGGCTTAAGAGAAAAAATATGGGTTACAGATTATAATGTTGGTAATTATTTAGAGCTAGGCTTAGCATCTGTAATGTTTGTAAATAACGAAGAAGATAAATATATGCTAATGGATATATTTCTTTTACCTAATCAAATGTTAGGGGAACATAAACACATAGCTGCTAATGGAAATCCTGTAAAAATGGAAGGTTGGCTTGTAAGACATGGAAAAAGTTATATTGCTGGTGTAGGTGATAATAACAGAGATGAATTTCCGGAAGTTGTCGTACCACATACCCATTGGGATGGAAAAGTGACTACAAACCATATTATTGAAGCTGAAGAAGGAGATTTTGCATCTTTAGTTGAAGCAGAATCATCTCACTGGCAATTTGCTGGTCCAGAAGGTGCAGTTGTAACAGAAGTAGGTAATGTACACACGAATGAAGGTGTATTGCGTTCTGACCCTAAAATGAATTAAAAAAAATTATCTATTTATAATATCAAACAGCACAAATTAAATTTTGTGCTGTTTTGCTTTATAGGTAGTGTTATATCATTAAAAAATTACAGCATGAAAAATAATCGAACTTAAATTACAAAAACATACTACTTGTACTTTTTTATTATATTTGTAGTATGCAGCAAGATTTAAAATCTGAAAATACCAAGCTAATAATTATTGATAAGGCTTTTAATTTATTTTACGAAAACGGTTTTAAAACAACTAGTATCGATAAAATCATGAAAGCTACTACTATGAGCAAAGGTGCTTTTTATCATCATTACAAAAACAAACAAGAATTAGGACTTGAGGTTATTAGCCTTAAAGTTGAAAAAAGAGTTGTTGACGGAATGATAACGCCACTAAAAAAATCTGGTAACGCATTTCAGATATTGGAGCATGTTTTTACAAAACGCTTAAAGGCATTTCCTTTTTATGATAAAAAACATGGTTGCCCTATGAATAATTTGATAAACGAAATTGGTGATAATGAAATTGTTTATCAAAATGCTTTAAAAAGTATTATTGAACAATGGAAAATTGCTTTAGTACAGTTAATAGAACGAGGTAAAAGTGAAAAGTCAATTCGAGAATCGATTTCTAGTAGTGCAGTTGCTATTTATTTAATTAGTTCATTTGAAGGTATTAGAGGTATACGTAAGTTGTATGACAATGACCTTATTTTGGAAGAATATATAGAAGGGCTTTCATTATACTTAAAGCAAATAAAAGTTTAATTTTTTTAATCTAAAAACATACCGATACGTATGTTTTTAACGTAATAATATGATTGATATGACAAATGAAAGAAGGAATTTTTTGAAAAAATCTGCGATAGTAGGTCTAGGTGGTGCAGCAATTCCACAATTTGGTTTCGCAGCTCAAACAAAAAAAGAAAACCAAGATTTAAGTACAAAGCCTAAGGTTTTATTTTTTGATGTAAACGAAACTTTATTAGATTTAACAGCTATGAAAAAAAGCGTAGGTGAGGTTTTAGGTGGCAGACCTGATTTATTATCGCTTTGGTTTACCACAATGTTACAATACTCCCTAGTTTCGACTGTTGGAAGGCAATACAATGATTTTGGAATTATTGGAGCAGCAGCATTACAAATGGTAGCTGCAAACAATAATATTAGCTTAACTGAAGAAGAAGCTAGAGAATCTATACTCACTCCTATACGTTCTTTACCTGCTCATCCAGAGGTAAAAGAATCTTTAAAAAGATTAAAAGACGCAGGTTACAAATTAGTTTCTTTTACAAACTCATCTAACAAAGGTGTCGAAACTCAATTTAAAAATGCAGGCTTAACTCAATATTTTGATGAACGATTAAGTATTGAAGATATTGGTAAATTTAAACCTCATTCAGATGCTTATGATTGGGCTGCTAGAAAAATGGGGATACAACCAAGCGAGTGTATGCTAGTTGCTGCTCATGGTTGGGACATTGCAGGTGCACTTTGGGCTAATTGGCGAGGAGCATTTATTAGTAGACCAGGAGCTCAACTTTACCCACTTGCTGAAAAACCTGAATTTAATGAATCGGATTTGAAATTAATTACAGATAAGTTAATCGCCTTAAAATAAAATCATGCAAAAATTAGAACATAAAGTAATCATTGTAACTGGCTCATCAAAAGGAATTGGTAAAGAAGTTGCTATTCTATTGGCTAAAAATGGAGCTAAAGTAGTAGTAAATCATTCGAATAGTCAGAAAGAAGCAGATGCTACAGTTTCTGAAATTATAGAAAACGGAGGAAAAGCTATTGCTGTAAAAGCTGATGTTAGTGACAGAGATCAAGTGACATTATTATTTGATAAAGCAATAGAAGCATTCGGAAAAATTGATGTTTTGGTAAATAATGCCGGCACCATGATTTCAAAGAAATTAAAAGATAACACTCAAGATGATTTTACAAAACAATTTAATGTTAATGTAAGAGGAATTTTTAATGCGCTACAAGAAGCTGATAGTAAATTAGCCGACAATGGTATTATCATTAACTTTTCATCAAGTACAACAAAATTAATGCTACCAACGTATGCGCTTTATTCTGCAACTAAAGCAGCTGTTGAACAAATGACTCGTGTATTTTCTAAAGAAATAGGAAGAGGTATTTCTGTTAATGCAATTGCACCTGGAGCTACTGAAACTGAACTGTTTTTAACAGGCAAATCTGATGAACAGATTGAGAAACT
Encoded proteins:
- a CDS encoding TetR/AcrR family transcriptional regulator, which encodes MQQDLKSENTKLIIIDKAFNLFYENGFKTTSIDKIMKATTMSKGAFYHHYKNKQELGLEVISLKVEKRVVDGMITPLKKSGNAFQILEHVFTKRLKAFPFYDKKHGCPMNNLINEIGDNEIVYQNALKSIIEQWKIALVQLIERGKSEKSIRESISSSAVAIYLISSFEGIRGIRKLYDNDLILEEYIEGLSLYLKQIKV
- a CDS encoding haloacid dehalogenase type II: MIDMTNERRNFLKKSAIVGLGGAAIPQFGFAAQTKKENQDLSTKPKVLFFDVNETLLDLTAMKKSVGEVLGGRPDLLSLWFTTMLQYSLVSTVGRQYNDFGIIGAAALQMVAANNNISLTEEEARESILTPIRSLPAHPEVKESLKRLKDAGYKLVSFTNSSNKGVETQFKNAGLTQYFDERLSIEDIGKFKPHSDAYDWAARKMGIQPSECMLVAAHGWDIAGALWANWRGAFISRPGAQLYPLAEKPEFNESDLKLITDKLIALK
- a CDS encoding SDR family oxidoreductase, with protein sequence MQKLEHKVIIVTGSSKGIGKEVAILLAKNGAKVVVNHSNSQKEADATVSEIIENGGKAIAVKADVSDRDQVTLLFDKAIEAFGKIDVLVNNAGTMISKKLKDNTQDDFTKQFNVNVRGIFNALQEADSKLADNGIIINFSSSTTKLMLPTYALYSATKAAVEQMTRVFSKEIGRGISVNAIAPGATETELFLTGKSDEQIEKLSAMNAFNRLAKPIDIAKVVLFLASDDSKWISGQVIGANGALV
- a CDS encoding bifunctional alpha/beta hydrolase/OsmC family protein, with the protein product MKNKTISFKNSKGVILSGKLELPANQHPIAYALFAHCFTCNKNLTPVRNISRALTLHGFGVIRFDFTGLGQSEGDFLDTNFSSNIQDLEDVANYMAIELEAPKLIIGHSLGGAAAIYAAKEIGSVEAVATIGAPSSPKHVQHLFKSGIEEIEANGKATVDIGGRPFAISKQFIDDISNKNMGDIVKSLRKPLLILHSPQDTTVGIKNAAEIYTEAMHPKSFVSLDGADHLLSDKEDSAYVGNLIAQWASRYIKKEDKKKLTTSKQVVVKIGNKSLTTSILAAGHPLIADEPESVGGNNFGPAPYDLLLSSLGACTAMTLRLYADLKKWDLKEVIVHLTHGKDYIKDCMECDEKKSKIDHIEKNIELIGDLDDTQKKRLLEIADKCPVHKTLHKSVVVTSNLVN